The genome window ACTAGTTTATCAAATTTTTCTTGGAACATAAAAAATCCCCCTAGAAATTTACTTATTATGTATTTCTTTAACATTTTCACCTCGTAAAGTATCATATATTAAGTTTTTTGAATGGTCAAGCAAAATAGAAAAATCTTTATTTTCTAATTTTAAGTTCTTTTTTCATTTAAATTTCATTTTAATGGATTATAATTACATATATTTGATATTTATTTGAAATTAATGTATTTTTATGTACAAACACACTAATTTATAAATTCAGAAAATAAATTCATTAATAACAAAAAAAGAGGAGTGTACATAGTATTCATCTGCAAAAATCATGTATTACATGGATTGGAAATTTTAAATATACCTAATGTTAAAAAAAACCAAAAGACAGTTAGGTGCTATTACCAACATTACCAAAAAAATAAATATCGGTAATAAAGAATACGCTTAATTCATTAACCCTCAACTGTGTTATATGTTATATCAGAAAAATATTCCTAAGATATTCCTTATATCTTTTATCTGAAATTAATGCATTTCATAGAGAAAACATATTATCAAAAAAATTAAATCCTATGTTTATATCATCAGTATAAAACATAGGATTTTTTGAAGTGACAAAGATATACCCTCTATCTTATAGGTCCAATACACTACAGTTTTTCTGAAGAAACTTATAACTTTATTGATTCTTTCTTGTTTTGAGTTTCCATTTCATTTGTTTGGATAATAGTTAACATTGTACCCGTTATAATATCCGCCTTGAGAGACACCGGCTAATTTACATAGCTCCAATACGGGGTATTTACAAGCTAAAGTATCTATAACATCAAAAATTGCTTGTTTATCGGATTTCACCTCCTTAAGTTTCTGTATAGCTTTTTTAAAAATTCATTCTCCATTCGCAAACGTTAATTTTCTGCTTCTAAATCCACAGGAGTAGGGGAAATAACTTTTCTCCTTCTTGGCCTACTTCTTCCTAGCTCTATAACACCATGTTGCTCATATGTCTTCACCCATGTACGAATATAAATATGACCTTTAACTTGTAATGCCTTTGCCACAGCTTTATAACCCATTCCTTGTTTATAATACATGTCCATAATTGGTAATAATTTAGACAAACATAAAGACCGTAGAAATAATTAATTTCTACGGTCTTTATTACATTTATTTAAAATTCTTTCGTAGTGGCTCCCATACCTCGAATCGTTTCCGTATCCCATGTATGCAAAATTGCATACAGATTCATATTGATAATCGTTATCGTTGTAACTATAATGGTTTCAGTAGGTAGATTTTAAATTTACTTATTGAAACTTTTTTATTAAAGAATATTAAAGGAGGATTTAGAATTATGAAAAAAGTTATTTTAGCAGG of Bacillus clarus contains these proteins:
- a CDS encoding helix-turn-helix domain-containing protein codes for the protein MSKLLPIMDMYYKQGMGYKAVAKALQVKGHIYIRTWVKTYEQHGVIELGRSRPRRRKVISPTPVDLEAEN